A stretch of Acidimicrobiales bacterium DNA encodes these proteins:
- a CDS encoding STAS domain-containing protein, whose product MLEINASRSDDGVQVDLAPVGELDAYSVAQFREAFAELADEKRVVVNLSGVQFMDSAGLGALIGGIRRIREAEGRVVIFSDREAITKLLHTTGFDRIVPVKDVYADAVAALDEDPDA is encoded by the coding sequence GTGCTCGAGATCAACGCCTCCCGCTCCGACGACGGTGTCCAGGTCGATCTCGCCCCCGTGGGCGAGCTCGATGCGTACTCCGTGGCCCAGTTCCGGGAGGCGTTCGCCGAGCTTGCGGACGAAAAGCGCGTGGTCGTCAACCTGTCCGGCGTCCAGTTCATGGACTCGGCCGGCCTCGGCGCCCTGATCGGCGGCATCCGCCGGATCCGTGAGGCCGAGGGCCGCGTCGTCATATTCAGTGACCGCGAGGCCATCACGAAGCTGCTGCACACCACCGGCTTCGACCGCATCGTCCCCGTCAAGGACGTCTACGCCGACGCCGTGGCCGCCCTCGACGAAGACCCCGACGCCTGA
- a CDS encoding alpha/beta hydrolase: MQRRLGVIATVVALLAAGCWKPELTVTYPHTVQSDIVYGQGEVDDGGTFEDLLLDLYVPTVPGQTIFPLAVVIHGGSFTSNNKTQPRVVKWAEELAGRGYIVASIDYRLAGDKPVPSARVQPLFDAVGGAAASNQTTAAIAAIDDLIMAIEFLQARPDVSEHNTALVGNSAGSIAALYVGYTLDDYGIARPRVHAVIDNWGGFEWANTPPDAATFIDRIGEDGYYEPALFIAHGTADTVVPYWHTEEIVDQADIVGLRYVLFENVGVGHGFDLFTTEFSPGVSVFQAQVNWLDSVLIGVEDTSTTTTPPTVP; this comes from the coding sequence ATGCAGCGTCGGCTCGGTGTGATCGCGACGGTGGTCGCACTGCTCGCCGCAGGCTGTTGGAAGCCCGAACTCACCGTCACCTATCCCCACACCGTGCAGTCCGACATCGTCTACGGGCAAGGCGAGGTGGACGACGGCGGCACGTTCGAGGACCTGCTCCTCGACCTCTACGTCCCCACTGTGCCGGGTCAGACCATCTTCCCCCTCGCCGTCGTGATCCACGGCGGGAGTTTCACCTCCAACAACAAGACGCAACCGCGGGTCGTCAAGTGGGCCGAGGAGCTGGCCGGGCGCGGCTACATCGTGGCGTCGATCGACTATCGGCTGGCCGGCGACAAGCCCGTGCCGTCGGCGCGGGTCCAACCGCTGTTCGACGCGGTGGGTGGCGCCGCGGCCTCGAACCAGACGACGGCGGCGATCGCCGCCATCGACGACCTCATCATGGCGATCGAGTTCCTCCAGGCGCGCCCCGATGTCAGCGAGCACAACACCGCGCTCGTCGGCAACTCCGCCGGGTCGATCGCCGCGCTCTACGTCGGCTACACCCTCGACGACTACGGCATCGCTCGACCGCGCGTACACGCGGTGATCGACAACTGGGGTGGGTTCGAGTGGGCGAACACGCCGCCCGACGCGGCGACGTTCATCGACCGCATCGGCGAGGACGGCTACTACGAGCCGGCGCTGTTCATCGCCCACGGCACCGCCGACACCGTCGTGCCCTACTGGCACACCGAGGAGATCGTCGACCAGGCCGACATCGTCGGGCTTCGCTACGTGCTGTTCGAGAATGTCGGCGTCGGCCACGGCTTCGACCTGTTCACCACCGAGTTCAGCCCGGGCGTGTCCGTCTTCCAGGCCCAGGTGAACTGGCTCGACTCGGTGCTCATCGGCGTTGAGGACACGTCGACGACCACCACTCCCCCGACCGTGCCCTGA
- a CDS encoding GNAT family N-acetyltransferase — translation MIRRIDPADDQLTDRIVEIQRAAYTVEAELIGFDRIPVLQETAADVRHQRGLTWLGAFVDDALAGVIAWTQDGDTVDIDRLAIDPAFARRGLGRGLVRAVPAARETTVSTGAANAPAVALYVGEGFTRGEDTELAPGVFMAHFRRRRT, via the coding sequence ATGATCCGGCGGATCGACCCCGCAGACGACCAGCTGACCGACCGCATCGTCGAGATCCAGCGAGCCGCCTACACGGTCGAAGCCGAGCTCATCGGGTTCGACCGGATTCCCGTCCTCCAGGAGACGGCAGCGGACGTGCGGCACCAGCGTGGGTTGACCTGGCTCGGCGCGTTCGTGGACGACGCGCTTGCCGGCGTCATCGCCTGGACCCAGGACGGCGACACCGTCGACATCGACCGGCTCGCGATCGACCCGGCGTTCGCCCGTCGCGGGCTCGGTCGCGGCCTCGTCCGCGCGGTACCGGCGGCCCGTGAGACCACGGTGTCGACCGGCGCGGCCAACGCACCCGCCGTCGCCCTCTATGTCGGCGAGGGGTTCACCCGCGGCGAAGACACCGAACTCGCGCCGGGCGTTTTCATGGCGCACTTCCGCCGTCGGCGGACGTAG
- a CDS encoding putative quinol monooxygenase, which produces MSKTAMIGTLTAQDGKADEMEAVLATMVDAATEEPGTEVYAYFRAPDDTFHFFAIMTDESSMQGHGQSEAMQAAMQAFMPLMAAPPNMTPARPVKAIGLDV; this is translated from the coding sequence ATGAGCAAGACCGCGATGATCGGCACGCTGACCGCGCAGGACGGCAAGGCCGACGAGATGGAGGCCGTGCTCGCGACCATGGTCGACGCGGCGACCGAGGAACCGGGGACGGAGGTCTACGCCTACTTCCGCGCGCCGGATGACACGTTCCACTTCTTCGCGATCATGACCGACGAGTCCTCCATGCAGGGCCACGGGCAGAGCGAGGCGATGCAGGCGGCCATGCAGGCGTTCATGCCGCTGATGGCGGCGCCGCCGAACATGACCCCCGCCCGGCCGGTCAAGGCCATCGGCCTCGACGTCTAG
- a CDS encoding ArsA-related P-loop ATPase — protein sequence MDPGQFFASSRVLIVAGKGGVGKSTASATLALAAARTGLSVLLVEVAGRSAAAPMFGTDAQGYDATTIYNEADGGSVATRSITPDRALVEWLATHGFKAIAKRMAKSGILEIVATATPGIKDLLVLGRIKALEQQSDADLIIVDAPAAGHAVQFLQAPAGVRDAARTGVLNRQAVEVLEMLQYPARCRAMLVSIPEETPMNELIETSFAIEEDVGVALGPVVINGILPAVDGLDATPPASLGPAEQDDLRRAADFRRDRIALQTEQLDRVAARLPLAQIRLPQLFAASLGPDEIARLADAAVDSLTALEDWA from the coding sequence TGGATCCCGGTCAGTTCTTCGCATCGTCGCGGGTCCTCATCGTGGCGGGGAAGGGCGGAGTCGGGAAGAGCACAGCCTCGGCGACCCTCGCCCTGGCTGCGGCACGAACCGGTCTGTCGGTCCTCCTCGTGGAGGTGGCGGGCCGATCCGCGGCGGCACCGATGTTCGGTACCGACGCACAAGGCTACGACGCGACGACCATTTACAACGAGGCGGACGGCGGTTCCGTCGCCACCCGTTCGATCACCCCTGATCGGGCCCTCGTCGAATGGCTGGCGACGCACGGTTTCAAGGCCATCGCGAAGCGCATGGCGAAGAGCGGGATCCTCGAGATCGTCGCCACCGCGACACCGGGCATCAAGGATCTGCTCGTCCTCGGCCGCATCAAGGCGCTCGAGCAGCAGAGCGACGCCGATCTGATCATCGTCGACGCGCCCGCGGCCGGGCACGCGGTGCAGTTCCTCCAAGCGCCCGCCGGGGTGCGCGACGCGGCGCGCACCGGCGTGCTCAACCGGCAGGCGGTCGAGGTACTCGAGATGCTGCAGTATCCGGCCCGGTGCCGGGCGATGCTCGTGAGCATCCCCGAGGAGACGCCGATGAACGAGTTGATCGAGACGTCGTTCGCGATCGAGGAGGACGTCGGTGTCGCCCTGGGCCCAGTCGTGATCAACGGGATCCTGCCCGCCGTCGACGGACTCGACGCGACCCCGCCGGCCTCACTCGGCCCCGCCGAGCAGGACGACCTCCGACGTGCCGCCGACTTCCGGCGTGACCGGATCGCGCTCCAGACCGAACAACTCGACCGGGTCGCGGCCCGGCTTCCGCTCGCCCAGATCCGTCTCCCCCAGCTGTTCGCCGCCTCCCTCGGGCCGGACGAGATCGCCCGGCTGGCGGACGCGGCCGTCGACTCGCTCACCGCACTGGAGGACTGGGCGTGA
- a CDS encoding DUF839 domain-containing protein, with protein sequence MRRDVSRRGFLRASSLGSAAVVFGGAAVLSACDPVGLLAANAHGLKLHPFFTSRSVATTGTTVAGTAYEWHIWPDGGACFALPDGGWSYVSNSELNGGVGFIRFDAAGNITDAGNCLTGTFINCAGGKTPWETWLSCEEHDNGFVWECDPLGAVPGVKRELMGRFPHEAAACDPVGQAVYMTEDRSDGGFYRFIPTTWGDLSAGVLEIMTEPTAGTLVWAPVPDPLAATTKCREQVADTKTFAGGEGIDLAHGKIVFTTKGDNKVWEYDPVANTLAVIHDPTIHVNSILSGVDNLEVSDDGVIYVAEDGGDMQIVLVRPDGTTFPVVQVEGVENSEICGPAFDPSGTRLYFSSQRNPGETFEVTGPWAAFTDPGPFEWPPDSGRSITLADLEPFT encoded by the coding sequence GTGAGACGCGACGTGAGCCGGCGCGGGTTCCTGCGGGCGAGCTCGCTCGGGTCGGCCGCCGTGGTGTTCGGTGGCGCCGCGGTGCTCTCGGCGTGCGATCCGGTCGGGCTGCTCGCCGCGAACGCCCACGGACTGAAGCTGCACCCGTTCTTCACCAGCCGGAGCGTGGCCACCACCGGCACGACGGTCGCCGGCACGGCCTACGAGTGGCACATCTGGCCCGATGGGGGCGCCTGCTTCGCGCTCCCGGACGGCGGCTGGTCCTATGTCTCCAACAGCGAACTCAACGGGGGCGTCGGCTTCATCCGCTTCGACGCGGCCGGCAACATCACCGACGCCGGGAACTGCCTGACCGGCACGTTCATCAACTGTGCGGGTGGCAAGACACCGTGGGAGACCTGGCTCAGCTGCGAGGAACACGACAACGGGTTCGTGTGGGAATGCGACCCGCTGGGCGCGGTACCGGGCGTCAAGCGCGAACTGATGGGGCGCTTCCCCCACGAGGCCGCGGCCTGCGATCCGGTCGGCCAGGCGGTCTACATGACCGAGGACCGTTCCGACGGTGGCTTCTACCGATTCATCCCCACGACCTGGGGCGATCTCTCCGCCGGCGTGCTCGAGATCATGACCGAACCGACGGCGGGCACCCTCGTATGGGCGCCCGTCCCCGACCCGCTGGCCGCCACCACGAAGTGTCGTGAGCAGGTGGCCGACACCAAGACCTTCGCGGGCGGCGAGGGCATCGATCTCGCCCACGGAAAGATCGTCTTCACCACCAAGGGCGACAACAAGGTGTGGGAGTACGACCCCGTCGCGAACACGCTCGCGGTCATCCACGACCCGACCATCCACGTCAACAGCATCCTGTCGGGCGTCGACAACCTCGAGGTGTCCGACGACGGCGTGATCTATGTGGCCGAGGACGGTGGCGACATGCAGATCGTGCTCGTGCGGCCCGACGGCACCACCTTTCCGGTGGTGCAGGTCGAGGGTGTCGAGAACTCCGAGATCTGCGGCCCGGCCTTCGACCCGTCCGGCACCCGCCTCTACTTCAGCTCGCAGCGCAATCCGGGCGAGACCTTCGAGGTGACCGGGCCGTGGGCGGCGTTCACCGACCCCGGGCCCTTCGAGTGGCCGCCCGACTCCGGCCGGTCGATCACGCTGGCCGATCTCGAACCCTTCACCTGA
- a CDS encoding amidohydrolase family protein → MAYVDAHVHFWDDGIEHGWLDGEPALPSRATLADYRDTTVDDPPSRFLFVEADADEGMGAAEARWVADMCGGEADFAGMVVWAPVQAGGAAVARHLDELGLDGIVGIRRLVQGEAAGFARSAGFVDGVRAVGAADLVFDICITANQFADAIALARAAPDTRLVLDHCGKPPIATGQLADWRRDLAALAASENVTCKLSGLVTEADPQRWSEDELAPVLDHALECFGAERILWGSDWPVVERAATHRSWRDATDILLAPLSDDERDTIRRTTALRIYDLEDDTP, encoded by the coding sequence ATGGCCTATGTGGACGCCCACGTCCATTTCTGGGACGACGGCATCGAACACGGCTGGCTCGACGGCGAACCCGCGCTGCCGTCGCGGGCCACGCTGGCGGACTATCGCGACACGACAGTCGACGATCCGCCGAGCCGTTTCCTCTTCGTGGAGGCGGACGCGGACGAGGGCATGGGTGCAGCCGAGGCCCGCTGGGTCGCCGACATGTGCGGCGGCGAAGCGGACTTCGCCGGCATGGTCGTGTGGGCACCGGTCCAGGCGGGCGGCGCCGCCGTGGCCCGCCATCTCGACGAGCTCGGCCTCGACGGCATCGTCGGCATCCGCCGACTCGTCCAGGGCGAGGCGGCGGGGTTCGCACGCTCGGCCGGCTTCGTCGACGGGGTGCGGGCCGTGGGCGCAGCCGACCTCGTGTTCGACATCTGCATCACGGCGAACCAGTTCGCCGATGCGATCGCGCTGGCCCGCGCCGCCCCCGACACCCGCCTCGTGCTCGATCACTGCGGCAAGCCACCGATCGCGACGGGGCAGCTCGCCGACTGGCGGCGCGATCTCGCGGCCCTCGCGGCCTCCGAGAACGTGACGTGCAAGCTCAGCGGCCTCGTCACCGAGGCGGACCCGCAACGATGGTCCGAGGACGAGCTCGCGCCGGTGCTCGACCACGCGCTCGAGTGCTTCGGCGCCGAGCGGATCCTGTGGGGCAGCGATTGGCCGGTCGTCGAACGCGCCGCGACCCATCGGTCGTGGCGCGACGCCACCGACATCCTCCTCGCCCCCTTGAGCGACGACGAACGCGACACCATTCGACGGACGACCGCACTGCGGATCTACGACCTGGAGGACGACACCCCATGA
- a CDS encoding ArsA-related P-loop ATPase: MSYRDLVEQRDVIVCCGTGGVGKTTTAAATAMAAAQMGRRAAVVTIDPAKRLADALGIGALTNDPTVIDGPWPGTLAALMLDTKATFDDVVRRHAADDTQVDRILDNRFYVNVSTSLSGTQDYMAVEKLAELHASGDWDLVVVDTPPTRDALAFLEAPKLLTRLLDNAIYKLVISPQRGVLRAVNRAASSVVRQLSRVVGADVVDDAIEFFQAFQGMEEGFKERADATLSLLGADATAFVLVASPRADTLSEAKYFLDRLGAADMRAAAIVVNRMLPALSVDVDRAAELRSTLADTDAAGLGVALADHAAAAAGDEDRVGELLATAPDAMLARVPLLPSDVHDVETLTQIAAILTASTGV, translated from the coding sequence GTGAGCTACCGGGACCTCGTCGAGCAACGCGACGTCATCGTCTGCTGCGGCACCGGTGGCGTCGGCAAGACCACCACCGCGGCCGCGACCGCGATGGCCGCGGCGCAGATGGGGCGGCGGGCGGCCGTCGTCACCATCGACCCGGCCAAGCGGCTCGCCGACGCCCTCGGGATCGGCGCGTTGACGAACGACCCGACCGTGATCGACGGCCCCTGGCCCGGCACCCTCGCCGCGCTGATGCTCGACACGAAGGCCACGTTCGACGACGTCGTCCGCCGTCACGCGGCCGACGACACGCAGGTCGATCGCATCCTCGACAACCGCTTCTACGTCAACGTCTCCACGAGCCTGTCCGGCACGCAGGACTACATGGCGGTGGAGAAGCTCGCCGAGCTGCACGCGTCGGGCGACTGGGACCTCGTGGTCGTCGACACGCCGCCGACCCGCGACGCGCTCGCGTTCCTCGAGGCGCCGAAGCTGCTCACCCGGCTGCTGGACAACGCCATCTACAAGCTGGTGATCAGCCCCCAGCGGGGCGTCCTGCGAGCGGTGAACCGGGCGGCCAGCAGCGTGGTCCGCCAGCTCTCGCGGGTGGTCGGCGCCGATGTCGTGGACGACGCCATCGAGTTCTTCCAGGCGTTCCAGGGGATGGAGGAGGGGTTCAAGGAACGGGCCGACGCGACGCTCTCGTTGCTCGGTGCCGATGCGACCGCCTTCGTCCTCGTGGCGTCACCGCGGGCCGACACGCTGAGCGAGGCCAAGTACTTCCTCGATCGACTCGGCGCGGCGGACATGCGGGCCGCCGCGATCGTGGTGAACCGGATGCTGCCGGCGCTCTCGGTCGACGTCGACCGCGCCGCCGAACTCCGTTCGACGCTGGCCGACACCGACGCGGCCGGGCTCGGCGTCGCCCTCGCCGATCATGCCGCGGCGGCCGCCGGAGACGAGGATCGTGTGGGTGAGCTCCTCGCCACCGCGCCGGACGCCATGCTCGCGCGGGTGCCCCTGCTCCCGAGCGACGTCCACGACGTGGAAACCCTCACCCAGATCGCCGCCATCCTCACCGCTTCAACTGGGGTCTGA
- a CDS encoding SDR family oxidoreductase yields MRLDGKTALVTAAAQGIGRAAAERFAAEGAEVIATDIDAAGLQGLVGVRTERLDVTDDDGVAALAAEIGAVDILFNVAGFVHHGTILDCDGDAWAFSMELNVTSMYRVTRALLPAMLAAGGGSIINMSSAASSIKGAPNRFVYGTTKAAIIGFTKAVAADFVGDGIRCNAICPGTIQTPSLDDRIAAQGAGTPGGAEQARADFVGRQPMGRLGTAEEIAALAVYLASDESTFTTGTTHLIDGGWTL; encoded by the coding sequence ATGAGACTCGACGGCAAGACCGCCCTCGTCACCGCGGCGGCTCAGGGGATCGGCCGGGCCGCCGCCGAGCGCTTCGCGGCCGAGGGCGCCGAGGTGATCGCCACCGACATCGACGCGGCGGGCCTGCAGGGGCTCGTCGGCGTGCGCACCGAGCGGCTGGACGTCACCGACGACGACGGGGTCGCCGCGCTCGCGGCCGAGATCGGCGCCGTCGACATCCTGTTCAACGTCGCCGGCTTCGTGCACCACGGGACGATCCTCGACTGTGACGGCGACGCGTGGGCGTTCTCGATGGAGCTCAACGTCACCTCGATGTACCGGGTGACCCGGGCCCTGCTGCCGGCGATGCTGGCGGCCGGCGGTGGCTCGATCATCAACATGTCGTCGGCGGCGAGCAGTATCAAGGGCGCACCGAACCGTTTCGTCTACGGCACGACCAAGGCGGCGATCATCGGCTTCACCAAGGCCGTCGCCGCCGACTTCGTGGGCGACGGGATCCGCTGCAACGCCATCTGCCCCGGCACGATCCAGACGCCGTCGCTCGACGACCGCATCGCCGCCCAGGGGGCCGGCACGCCGGGCGGTGCCGAGCAGGCCCGCGCCGACTTCGTCGGCCGCCAGCCGATGGGCCGCCTCGGGACGGCGGAAGAGATCGCCGCGCTCGCCGTCTACCTGGCCAGCGACGAGTCGACCTTCACGACCGGCACCACCCACCTCATCGACGGCGGCTGGACGCTCTGA
- a CDS encoding glycoside hydrolase family 2 TIM barrel-domain containing protein, with protein sequence MLAIEDLFRPELTELNRLPSRPPLEPYRDADGARAGGGSPWRRSLDGAWRFRLVDRPTAAPARWMHPSTDDSRWREVAVPGCWTRQGVGDLPHYTNIVMPWPELAPPEVPAQNPTGLHRTTFTVPAVWRRRDVVLHLGGAESMAVVWCNGHFVGMGKDSRLPSEFDLTPHLVDGENLLAVMVVRYCDATWIEDQDHWWHAGLHRSCFLEARGRSRIDDLTVQADLDPVTGRGALTVGAWATGAAASIRVSLETARGRRIGSPHVAPVATAEGVGHFEQLLQAYAHPGPTAWVEAPDLRIEPWSAESPTRYRVVTELLDVGGRVLEAHATWTGFRRVEIRDRRLLVNGRPVILHGVNRHDHHHVTGKTLTVDEMRADLVTMKQHNVNAVRTAHYPNDHRLLDLCDELGLYVVDEANVESHARLASLSRDDRWTHAIAERTRRMVRRDRNHPSVIGWSLGNESGHGPGHDAAAGWVRRVDPTRFVQYEGAIQGRFAVNSLDDGSATARPPTAAERRVTDVVCPMYTPIDVIVGWARWAERTGLDDRPLILCEYSHAMGNSNGSLAAYVEAFHTEPALAGGFIWDWRDQGLAETDEQGRFYWAYGGHFGEDVHDANFCINGLVGPDGTPHPAMRELLWATRPVTTAAVSGRRVRVTNRRHFVSTADLRLRWSLDVDGRTVESGTLDVDVAAGASKTILIPWTTRIPPEVEARLLIEWVTRRATDWAERGHVVGWDQLDVRSGATTPARTRARRPVRVETGDHGITGVWLGDRPVIVGDVTATLWRAPTDNDGVKQGWMSGVQGTRLRWLKLGLDRLDARTDRVARRATVDGETITLSRRLVGPRGEAKHRTVVTVDDRGAHFAERIEVPREWTDLPRVGVRFETPAELERLEWFGPGPDETYPDRRSSGVVRRWTSTVDEQYHEYVVPQEHGAHETTRWFALTDGRRRGLRIDLDEPMSFSARRHHDAAMTAAHTIAELVRADTTEVHIDAAQRGLGTAACGPDTLPPYLVRPGTYRFGWSVSGL encoded by the coding sequence ATGCTCGCGATCGAGGATCTGTTCCGTCCCGAACTCACGGAGCTGAACCGGCTGCCCTCCCGGCCGCCGCTGGAGCCGTACCGCGACGCGGACGGCGCCCGCGCCGGTGGTGGGTCGCCGTGGCGCCGATCCCTCGATGGCGCGTGGCGCTTCCGACTCGTGGACCGACCCACCGCCGCACCGGCCCGGTGGATGCATCCGTCGACCGATGACTCCCGCTGGCGCGAGGTGGCCGTGCCCGGATGCTGGACCCGCCAGGGGGTCGGCGATCTCCCGCACTACACGAACATCGTCATGCCGTGGCCCGAGCTCGCCCCACCCGAGGTGCCGGCGCAGAACCCGACCGGCCTCCACCGCACAACCTTCACGGTGCCTGCTGTGTGGCGCCGCCGCGACGTCGTGCTCCACCTGGGCGGGGCCGAGAGCATGGCCGTCGTCTGGTGCAACGGGCACTTCGTCGGGATGGGCAAGGACTCCCGGCTGCCGTCCGAGTTCGACCTGACGCCCCATCTCGTCGACGGCGAGAACCTGCTCGCGGTGATGGTCGTGCGCTATTGCGACGCGACGTGGATCGAGGACCAGGACCACTGGTGGCACGCGGGGCTGCACCGCTCGTGCTTCCTCGAGGCCCGGGGCCGGTCCCGCATCGACGACCTGACCGTGCAGGCCGACCTGGATCCGGTCACGGGCCGGGGCGCCTTGACGGTCGGCGCGTGGGCAACGGGCGCGGCGGCGTCGATCCGCGTGTCGCTCGAGACCGCCCGGGGTCGGCGCATCGGGAGTCCCCACGTCGCCCCCGTGGCAACCGCGGAAGGCGTCGGCCACTTCGAACAGCTCCTCCAGGCGTATGCCCATCCGGGCCCGACGGCGTGGGTCGAGGCGCCGGATCTGAGGATCGAGCCCTGGAGCGCCGAGTCGCCGACCCGCTACCGGGTCGTCACCGAACTGCTCGATGTCGGCGGTCGGGTCCTCGAGGCCCATGCGACGTGGACCGGGTTCCGGCGGGTCGAGATCCGCGACCGTCGCCTGCTGGTCAACGGTCGGCCGGTGATCCTCCACGGCGTGAACCGCCACGATCACCATCACGTGACCGGGAAGACCCTGACGGTCGACGAGATGCGGGCGGACCTCGTCACCATGAAGCAGCACAACGTCAACGCGGTGCGCACCGCCCACTATCCCAATGACCATCGGCTCCTCGATCTCTGCGACGAGCTCGGCCTGTATGTGGTCGACGAGGCGAACGTGGAGAGCCACGCCCGGCTGGCGTCACTGTCGAGGGACGACCGTTGGACCCATGCGATCGCCGAGCGCACGCGGCGCATGGTGCGGCGCGATCGCAACCATCCGAGCGTGATCGGTTGGTCGCTGGGCAACGAGTCGGGCCACGGCCCCGGCCACGACGCGGCGGCCGGCTGGGTTCGTCGCGTCGACCCGACCCGGTTCGTCCAGTACGAGGGCGCCATCCAGGGGCGCTTCGCGGTCAACTCGCTCGACGACGGTTCGGCCACCGCTCGCCCGCCGACCGCGGCCGAGCGCCGGGTGACCGACGTGGTGTGCCCGATGTACACCCCGATCGACGTGATCGTCGGGTGGGCCCGCTGGGCCGAGCGGACCGGGCTCGACGACCGGCCGTTGATCCTGTGCGAGTACTCCCACGCGATGGGCAACTCCAACGGCTCGCTCGCGGCGTACGTCGAGGCCTTCCACACCGAACCGGCGCTGGCCGGCGGGTTCATCTGGGACTGGCGGGATCAGGGTCTCGCGGAAACGGACGAACAGGGCCGGTTCTACTGGGCGTACGGCGGTCACTTCGGCGAGGACGTCCACGATGCCAACTTCTGCATCAACGGCCTCGTCGGCCCGGACGGCACACCCCATCCCGCGATGCGCGAACTGTTGTGGGCGACGCGCCCGGTCACGACCGCCGCGGTCAGCGGGCGCCGCGTGCGGGTGACCAACCGTCGGCACTTCGTGTCCACCGCGGACCTGCGGCTGCGGTGGTCGCTCGACGTCGACGGCCGAACCGTGGAGTCGGGCACGCTCGACGTCGACGTCGCGGCCGGCGCGTCGAAGACGATCCTCATCCCCTGGACGACCCGGATTCCCCCGGAGGTCGAGGCGCGCCTGCTGATCGAGTGGGTGACCCGGCGCGCCACCGACTGGGCCGAGCGGGGTCATGTGGTCGGCTGGGATCAGCTCGATGTGCGAAGCGGGGCGACCACGCCGGCGCGAACCCGCGCCCGGCGGCCCGTCCGGGTGGAGACCGGCGACCACGGGATCACGGGGGTGTGGCTCGGTGATCGACCGGTGATCGTCGGCGACGTCACCGCGACGTTGTGGCGGGCGCCCACCGACAACGACGGGGTGAAGCAGGGCTGGATGAGCGGCGTGCAGGGCACCCGCCTCCGCTGGCTGAAGCTCGGTCTCGACCGGCTGGATGCCCGCACCGATCGGGTGGCCCGGCGGGCGACGGTCGACGGCGAGACGATCACGCTCTCGCGTCGTCTGGTCGGCCCCCGCGGCGAGGCGAAGCACCGCACGGTCGTGACGGTCGACGACCGCGGCGCGCACTTCGCCGAACGCATCGAGGTGCCCCGGGAGTGGACGGACCTGCCCCGTGTGGGTGTGCGGTTCGAGACCCCGGCCGAACTCGAGCGACTCGAGTGGTTCGGCCCCGGCCCCGACGAGACGTATCCGGACCGGCGGTCGAGCGGTGTGGTGCGCCGGTGGACGTCCACCGTGGACGAGCAGTACCACGAATACGTCGTGCCGCAGGAACACGGAGCGCACGAGACGACGCGCTGGTTCGCCCTCACCGACGGGCGCCGGCGGGGCCTGCGGATCGACCTGGACGAACCGATGTCGTTCTCCGCCCGGCGACACCACGACGCGGCGATGACCGCGGCCCACACGATCGCCGAGCTGGTGCGGGCCGACACGACCGAGGTGCACATCGACGCCGCCCAGCGCGGCCTCGGCACCGCCGCGTGCGGGCCGGACACGTTGCCGCCCTATCTCGTGCGGCCCGGCACGTACCGCTTCGGCTGGTCCGTCTCGGGTCTGTGA